Part of the Corynebacterium caspium DSM 44850 genome, TCTTCGATGGTGAGCTCCACGCCGATATCTTTCATCATCTTTTGTAGTGCAGAAGCAAAAGCTTTAGAAAGTGGGGAGTCACCTAAGAGGGTGTAGCGGATGGAGAGCTTTTGGCCATCTTTTTCGCGGATTCCATCGGCGCCTGCGGTCCAGCCGGCTTCGTCGAGTAGTTTCTTGGAAACTTCTGGATCAAAAGAACCTGCCTCCTTGAAATTATCTTGGTAGCCCGTCTGGAAAGAATAAAGGGTGAGGGAACCAGGCAGCTCCTCGCGGTAATCCAGACCGTTGAAACGAATTTCAGAGATTTGGGCGCGATTAATGCCCCGGACAATGGCTTCGCGCACTTTCTTATCACCAAGATTTGGTGCCGCAGAGTTCAAGACAATTAGGGAGTTAGCAGGGGTAACGGCAGCCCGGATATCAATCTTGTCACCCATCTTCAAAGCCTTAGCTAGGTTGTCTTTATTACCCACCCCAGCAGCATCGATTTCACCGTTTTGGAAAGCATTAATGGTTGCTTGAGATTCCATCACACGGTAGGTTACTTTATCCAGCTTAGGCGCTGGTCCCCACCATTTTTCATTGGGAATAAAGCTAACAGTGCCGCTCTTGGGATCAAAAGTTTCCACCTTATAAGGTCCGGCTCCCCACTCAGGGTGCACCTTATTGATAAAGCCTTCATTAAAAGTGGCGGCATCGTTTACAGCTGGGTGCAGGAGCGCATTAAATAGGCCCTGCCACCAAGGGTAGGCACCTTTGAAGGTAACTACGGCTTGTTTATCGGAGTCACCGCGGGTAACGCTAGTGATGCGCTCATAGCCATCGGTAGAGCTGGGAACTACCGCGGGGTTTTCGCCATTATTCATCTTCCAAGTGTTTTCGAAAGCCCGCCAGTCGATGGGGGTGCCGTCGTTATAAGTGGCTTTTTCGACGATATCGAATTTAAGGACTAGATTACCGTCGATAGTTTCTTCGGAAATATTAGTGATGTAATTCGGGTTGGCTTGGAAGGTGCCAGCGCCATCAAAAAGCGCGATTTGGGGGTTAAACCAGCGTGATAAATCAGAGGTATAGGCAGTACTATTGCCGTGGAACCTATTTTGCTGTTCGGAGATCTCAGTGGTTGAAAGCGTGAGCTCGCCGCCATCTTTGATCTGATCCCGCTCTAAGGGGTTATAGGAGCCAGCGGGTTTAATCTCAAAAGCTTGGGAAGGGGAGCCAGCGCCAGAACCAGCTTGGGAATCGCCTGACTGGGAACATGCCCCAAGCGAGAGCGCGGCGACGGATAACGCCGCCAGCGCGGCTAGGCGAAATTTCTTTTTCATATAGAAAATCTCCTTGAGTAGGCGAACAGTGCGGGGTGCAGAGTCCTTCTGATGCGGCTGCGGCTGCAGTTGCGGTTGCGGTTGCTTGCTGCGGCTGCGGCAGCGGCGGTGAAAGGGCTCTCCCTGGCACTGAATTTGGTGGTTTCAGTGCCCGGGACAACTCTCCAAACGAGGCGTTGTTTAGCGGCGGGCTACGGTTGGGTCCGGGATGGGGATTGCTCGCAAAAGCTTCTTGGTGTAGTCATGTTGCGGATTATCAAAGACCTCATCGGTCTTACCTTCCTCGATGAAAGTTCCCTTGTACATTACTGCCACACGATCTGAAAGGTGGCGTACAACAGAGAGATCATGGGCCACAAAAAGATAAGACAGGCCCAGCTTGCGTTTGAGATCCTCTAATAAATTGATCACCCCAGCCTGGATAGATACATCCAAGGCCGATACCGGCTCATCTAAAACGATGATGTCTGGATTGGTGGCCAAGGCCCTAGCTAAACCGATGCGTTGGCGTTGTCCACCAGAAAAATGTCCTGGGAAGCGGTCAATTTGAGAAGTATCTAAACCCACCAAAGCCATGAGTTCTTGCACGCGACGGTCGATATCTCCATCAAAACCTAAAGACTGCAAAGGTTCGGCAATCACTTCTTTGACGGTGAGTCGCGGGTTAAGCGAGCTCATGGGATCTTGGAAGACGATTTGGATCTGCTTGCGGGCTGCGCGGCGCTGCGCGTTGGTCATGGACGCGGCATCGGTACCATTTAGTAAAACGGTGCCATCTTTGGGCTTAAGATCCATGATTTCTAGCAAAGTGGTGGTTTTTCCGCAGCCCGATTCGCCCACGATAGCTAGGCATTCGCCCTGGTGAATATCAAAAGAAATACCGTCTACGGCCTTAACTGTTCCCACTTTGCGCTTGACTAGGGCCCCTTTTGTCAGCGGAAATTCCTTGCGCAATTGCTGCACACTGAGGGTAATTTTGCGCTCACTTAAAGGCACTTCGGCAAAAATATCAGGGCTTAAAGGCGGCACTTGGTACATTTTTTGCCCATTGATCATGCCATCTACGATTTCCCCGGCCCGGATGCACGCCGTTTCATGCCCCACCAAACCAGGTACCGCACTCAGGGTGGGTTCGCAGCTCAGGCACTGCGGTTGCACCACTGGGCAGCGAGGAGCAAATTGGCATTCCTCTTTTAAGTTGACCAGCACAGGCGGGTTACCCTCAATAGGAGTTAGAGGTTCTGCTGCAGGGATATCTGGTCGCGGGGTGGAACCCAATAAGCCCACGGTATAGGGCATGCGCGGGTGGGCGAAAACCTCAAAAACATTGCCCTTTTCCACGGGGCGTCCGGCATACATGACCACCACATCATCGGCGGTTTCTGCAACTACGCCCATGTCGTGGGTGATCATAATGGTGGCGGCGCCGGTTTCGCGTTGGGCTAGTTTGATTACGTCTAAAATTTGGGCCTGGATGGTCACATCCAATGCGGTGGTGGGCTCATCGGCAATCAAAACTCGCGGATTATTAGCAATGGCTAGGGCGATGACCACGCGTTGGCGCATGCCGCCAGAAAATTCGTGCGGAAATGATTTCACCCGCAAATGCGGTTCTTTGATGCCCACCAAATCAAGCAGTTCGATGGCCCGCTTAAGAGCAGCTTTGCGCGAAATCTTTTGATGCGCCTGCAGGGCTTCTACCAGCTGATATCCGATATCAAAAACCGGAGTCAAAGCCGAAAGGGGATCTTGGAAAATCATCCCAATGCCCTGGCCTCTAATTTTGGACATTTGGGCATCGGTTTTCCCCAAAAGTTCCGCAGACTGGAATTTAATAGAACCAGAAACCTTGGCATATTCGGGTAATAAACCCATTACTGCCAGCGAGGTCACCGATTTTCCAGAGCCGGACTCACCCACAATCCCTAAGGTACGACCAGGGTAGAGGTCAAAAGAAACACCTCTTACCGCATTGACTGCACCGGCTTCAGAGGGAAAGGAAACACTGAGATCTCGGACTTTTAGAACCGGTTCCACACTGGGTTGAATGATTCCGGGTACGGCGGATTGAGGGGAGATCATGCTGTTCCTCCGGATTTTGAGTTGGGGTCAATAGCATCGCGCAAACCATCGGCAACTAGTGCCAGGGATACCGTCAGTAGGGTCAAAATGGCGGCTGGAACATAGAACTGCCAAGGTGCGGTGATAAGGGTGGCCGTACCGCCAGAAAGCAGGGTGCCTAAGGAAATATCGGGTAATTTCACACCCAAACCTAGGAAGGAAAGGCCAGTTTCACCCATCACGGTAGAAATAGTTCCCAGCACAAACTGGATCACCAGCAAGGAACTGATATTGGGCAACATATGCCGCACGATGGTCTTCGTGCGAGACACCCCCATATAGCGGGCGGCGCGCACAAAATCATTTTCGCGAATTGACAGCGAAAGCGACCAAATCACCCGGGCGGCGTACATCCACCCGAATAAAATCATCACAATGATGAGCATTTTCCAGTCGCCACCAGCATCGGAAACTAATAATGCCAAGATGAGGAAACTGGGCACTGCCAGCAAAAAGTGGATGACCGTCAAGATCGATTTTTCAACCCAACCGCCCAATAGGGCAGCACCTGCGCCGATGAGAGCAGAAATTAAAGTTGTGGATAAAGCCACCGAAACCCCAATGATTAGCGAGCGGCCTAAACCATGGGCGGCTTGCGCAAATAGGTCATG contains:
- a CDS encoding dipeptide ABC transporter ATP-binding protein is translated as MISPQSAVPGIIQPSVEPVLKVRDLSVSFPSEAGAVNAVRGVSFDLYPGRTLGIVGESGSGKSVTSLAVMGLLPEYAKVSGSIKFQSAELLGKTDAQMSKIRGQGIGMIFQDPLSALTPVFDIGYQLVEALQAHQKISRKAALKRAIELLDLVGIKEPHLRVKSFPHEFSGGMRQRVVIALAIANNPRVLIADEPTTALDVTIQAQILDVIKLAQRETGAATIMITHDMGVVAETADDVVVMYAGRPVEKGNVFEVFAHPRMPYTVGLLGSTPRPDIPAAEPLTPIEGNPPVLVNLKEECQFAPRCPVVQPQCLSCEPTLSAVPGLVGHETACIRAGEIVDGMINGQKMYQVPPLSPDIFAEVPLSERKITLSVQQLRKEFPLTKGALVKRKVGTVKAVDGISFDIHQGECLAIVGESGCGKTTTLLEIMDLKPKDGTVLLNGTDAASMTNAQRRAARKQIQIVFQDPMSSLNPRLTVKEVIAEPLQSLGFDGDIDRRVQELMALVGLDTSQIDRFPGHFSGGQRQRIGLARALATNPDIIVLDEPVSALDVSIQAGVINLLEDLKRKLGLSYLFVAHDLSVVRHLSDRVAVMYKGTFIEEGKTDEVFDNPQHDYTKKLLRAIPIPDPTVARR
- a CDS encoding ABC transporter permease, whose protein sequence is MVPQDKDESEVILSSLPELVRGTSRLKLYMRRFLRNKGAVIGLAIFILLIAFAMLGGFLSPWKFTDPDFLNLSTPPSAEHWFGTTDGGHDLFAQAAHGLGRSLIIGVSVALSTTLISALIGAGAALLGGWVEKSILTVIHFLLAVPSFLILALLVSDAGGDWKMLIIVMILFGWMYAARVIWSLSLSIRENDFVRAARYMGVSRTKTIVRHMLPNISSLLVIQFVLGTISTVMGETGLSFLGLGVKLPDISLGTLLSGGTATLITAPWQFYVPAAILTLLTVSLALVADGLRDAIDPNSKSGGTA
- a CDS encoding ABC transporter family substrate-binding protein, with amino-acid sequence MKKKFRLAALAALSVAALSLGACSQSGDSQAGSGAGSPSQAFEIKPAGSYNPLERDQIKDGGELTLSTTEISEQQNRFHGNSTAYTSDLSRWFNPQIALFDGAGTFQANPNYITNISEETIDGNLVLKFDIVEKATYNDGTPIDWRAFENTWKMNNGENPAVVPSSTDGYERITSVTRGDSDKQAVVTFKGAYPWWQGLFNALLHPAVNDAATFNEGFINKVHPEWGAGPYKVETFDPKSGTVSFIPNEKWWGPAPKLDKVTYRVMESQATINAFQNGEIDAAGVGNKDNLAKALKMGDKIDIRAAVTPANSLIVLNSAAPNLGDKKVREAIVRGINRAQISEIRFNGLDYREELPGSLTLYSFQTGYQDNFKEAGSFDPEVSKKLLDEAGWTAGADGIREKDGQKLSIRYTLLGDSPLSKAFASALQKMMKDIGVELTIEERPSSDFSKVTSKNDFDLFFMGFSSSDPFGVAYFGQTWNSDSELNRSGTGTPELDAKIAQLQSLPTAEEQIAAANKLEKEAFAQYGLVPMYNGPSIVAVKNGLANVGALAFAHLPVENIGWAK